In the genome of Triticum urartu cultivar G1812 chromosome 5, Tu2.1, whole genome shotgun sequence, one region contains:
- the LOC125507136 gene encoding very-long-chain 3-oxoacyl-CoA reductase 1-like, whose protein sequence is MRMNEQGTGRILQNGFLVKPENSPTEWWFFSLASLGALHVVAISFRLIAYFSVFLRRPIDLRRRYGAWAVVTGPRSGIGRSMALELAERGLNLVLVGRDPPKLGDISERISRAHAAVQTKTVLFDFSLVSTAQGDEAMRRLREAVAGLDVGVLVNNAGVAKPGAVYLHEVDVEAWVRMIRVNALALTEVTAAVLPGMLRRGRGAVVNIGSGSSFGLPSYPLYSVYVATKRYVLEFSRSLSVEYKSRGIDVQCQVPFLVETNMVSSAARLVWQLVLTPNAYARAAVSWIGHGSLCMPNAVHRLQGWYLCYFSSDFITDWWLLRRHLKERVIFRRLRSWRKSQGNYVATGNNSAGD, encoded by the exons ATGCGCATGAATGAGCAGGGTACCGGCCG TATTCTTCAGAATGGTTTTCTAGTTAAGCCTGAAAATAGTCCTACTGAATG GTGGTTCTTCTCGCTGGCCTCGCTTGGCGCTCTCCATGTCGTTGCCATCAGCTTCCGCCTCATCGCCTACTTCTCGGTCTTCCTCCGCCGGCCCATTGACCTGCGCCGCCGGTACGGCGCCTGGGCCGTCGTCACCGGCCCAAGGTCCGGCATCGGGCGCTCCATGGCCCTGGAGCTCGCGGAGAGGGGCCTCAACCTCGTCCTCGTCGGCCGCGACCCGCCCAAGCTCGGGGACATCTCCGAGAGGATCTCCAGGGCTCACGCCGCCGTGCAGACCAAGACCGTGCTGTTCGATTTCTCCCTCGTCTCCACCGCGCAAG GCGACGAGGCGATGCGGCGGCTCCGGGAAGCCGTGGCGGGGCTGGACGTAGGGGTGCTGGTGAACAACGCGGGCGTGGCGAAGCCGGGCGCGGTGTACCTCCACGAGGTGGACGTGGAGGCGTGGGTGAGGATGATACGGGTGAACGCGCTGGCCCTGACGGAGGTGACGGCGGCGGTGCTGCCGGGGATgctgcggcgagggaggggcgcCGTCGTGAACATCGGCTCTGGGTCATCGTTCGGCCTCCCGTCCTACCCCCTCTACTCCGTCTACGTCGCCACCAAGCG GTACGTTCTTGAGTTCTCCAGGAGCCTCTCCGTGGAGTACAAGAGCAGAGGAATCGATGTGCAATGTCAG GTCCCGTTCCTGGTGGAGACGAACATGGTGTCGAGCGCGGCCAGGCTCGTCTGGCAGCTCGTGCTGACCCCGAACGCCTACGCGCGCGCGGCGGTAAGCTGGATTGGGCACGGATCGCTGTGTATGCCCAACGCCGTCCACCGCCTCCAGGGATGGTACCTCTGCTACTTCTCATCAGATTTCATCACCGATTGGTGGTTGTTACGGCGACACCTGAAGGAGAGGGTTATCTTTCGGAGGCTCAGATCATGGAGGAAATCACAGGGTAACTATGTTGCTACCGGGAACAATAGTGCTGGTGATTAA